A single window of Candidatus Bealeia paramacronuclearis DNA harbors:
- the radA gene encoding DNA repair protein RadA, giving the protein MARKSVQYVCQACGECTTKWAGKCESCQSWNTLVEEAAPDLLPKGLGSGKGRKIDFMTLEGDMEDAPRLVTGMNEFDRVAGGGLVPGSVLLVGGDPGIGKSTVLLQVAAAISKKGKCAYISGEEAIAQVRLRAQRLQIEKCTVDLAATTNVRDIISSLDDPQGPDVAIIDSIQTMYMDTLDSTPGTVSQVRGCAQELIRVAKRRGVTVILVGHVTKEGIIAGPRVLEHMVDTVLYFEGERGHQFRILRSVKNRFGATDEIGVFEMTDKGLMEVSNPSALFLSSRQGQVSGASVFAGIEGTRPLLVEVQALVAPSNLATPRRAVVGWDQNRLSMILAVLEARCGVNFVGRDVYLNVAGGLRITEPAADLAVAAALLSSLSNIPTPQDAIFFGEIGLSGEIRVVGQQEARLKEAQKLGFQEAFIPESGRGKKTFSTPGFEIHPLSHLAEVVSTFLKNEPMKKVSHGV; this is encoded by the coding sequence ATGGCACGAAAATCCGTTCAATATGTTTGCCAAGCGTGCGGTGAATGCACCACAAAATGGGCCGGGAAATGTGAGTCCTGCCAAAGTTGGAACACCCTTGTAGAAGAAGCAGCTCCCGATCTTTTGCCCAAAGGATTGGGCTCTGGAAAAGGACGTAAAATTGATTTTATGACCCTTGAAGGGGACATGGAAGATGCACCCCGCTTGGTGACGGGAATGAATGAATTTGATCGCGTCGCAGGCGGTGGTCTTGTTCCCGGATCCGTTCTTTTGGTTGGGGGCGATCCCGGAATTGGAAAATCCACAGTTCTTTTGCAAGTGGCTGCAGCCATCAGCAAAAAAGGAAAATGTGCTTACATTTCAGGAGAAGAAGCCATTGCCCAAGTGCGACTTCGCGCGCAACGCCTTCAGATCGAAAAATGCACCGTGGATTTGGCAGCAACCACAAATGTGCGCGACATTATTTCCTCTTTAGACGATCCTCAAGGGCCAGATGTAGCCATTATCGATTCTATTCAAACGATGTATATGGATACACTGGACTCAACGCCAGGCACGGTTTCTCAAGTCCGAGGATGTGCGCAAGAGCTTATCCGTGTGGCCAAACGTCGAGGTGTGACCGTAATTTTGGTGGGGCACGTGACCAAAGAGGGAATTATCGCAGGTCCCCGCGTGCTTGAGCATATGGTCGATACTGTCCTTTATTTTGAAGGGGAGCGCGGCCATCAATTCCGAATTTTAAGGTCGGTCAAAAATCGTTTTGGCGCGACCGATGAAATTGGCGTTTTTGAAATGACGGACAAGGGATTGATGGAGGTATCAAATCCTTCCGCACTCTTTCTTTCAAGTCGTCAAGGTCAGGTGAGCGGTGCCTCCGTTTTTGCAGGTATTGAAGGCACGCGACCTCTTTTGGTTGAGGTGCAAGCCCTTGTGGCCCCTTCGAATTTAGCCACTCCCCGGCGGGCCGTTGTTGGATGGGATCAAAATCGTTTGTCCATGATTTTAGCGGTCCTAGAAGCCCGCTGTGGCGTTAATTTTGTAGGCCGCGATGTGTATTTAAATGTGGCAGGAGGACTCAGAATTACAGAGCCTGCTGCGGATTTAGCCGTGGCTGCGGCTCTTTTGTCGTCTTTGAGTAATATTCCCACGCCTCAAGATGCTATCTTTTTTGGTGAAATTGGACTTTCTGGAGAAATTCGTGTTGTGGGTCAACAAGAAGCGCGCCTTAAAGAAGCCCAAAAATTAGGGTTCCAAGAAGCCTTTATTCCTGAGTCTGGGCGCGGGAAAAAAACATTTTCCACCCCTGGATTTGAAATTCATCCATTGTCTCATTTGGCGGAAGTTGTTAGTACTTTTCTTAAGAATGAACCCATGAAGAAG
- a CDS encoding ABC transporter ATP-binding protein codes for MSQKNIKIQIRNLSKSFGHKVVLNKLNLDIYEGESLVIIGGSGTGKSVLIKCILGLIQPDSGEILIDGKNIVGESVREQTKRLYNVSTVFQGSALFDSLKVWENVAFGLINAKGMSRKDAQAIALENLASVGLDAGVGELFPSEISGGMQRRVALARAIATAPSLIFFDEPTAGLDPIFCGIINDIISKNVKDLKATAVTITHDMASARHVADRIAMIHEGHIIWSGPASGIDHSGNPYVEQFVTGSPKGPIHLETIHKEAA; via the coding sequence ATGAGCCAGAAAAACATCAAAATTCAAATCCGCAACCTCTCCAAATCTTTTGGACATAAAGTTGTTTTAAATAAACTTAATCTCGATATTTATGAGGGCGAATCTCTTGTGATTATTGGGGGGTCGGGTACGGGGAAATCTGTCCTGATTAAATGCATTTTGGGACTCATCCAGCCGGATTCCGGTGAAATTCTCATTGATGGAAAAAATATCGTGGGAGAAAGCGTGCGTGAACAAACAAAGCGTCTTTACAATGTCTCGACCGTTTTTCAAGGATCAGCCCTTTTTGATAGTTTGAAGGTTTGGGAAAATGTTGCTTTTGGATTGATTAATGCCAAGGGGATGTCCCGAAAAGATGCACAAGCCATTGCGCTTGAAAATCTCGCATCTGTGGGTCTTGATGCTGGTGTGGGTGAGCTTTTCCCCTCTGAAATTTCAGGAGGCATGCAGCGCCGTGTGGCTTTGGCACGCGCTATTGCTACAGCGCCTTCACTTATCTTTTTTGATGAACCTACGGCGGGACTCGATCCCATTTTTTGTGGGATCATCAACGATATTATTTCAAAAAACGTGAAGGATCTCAAAGCCACCGCTGTCACCATCACCCATGATATGGCGAGCGCTCGACATGTGGCCGATCGTATTGCAATGATTCATGAGGGGCATATCATTTGGTCGGGGCCGGCTTCTGGAATTGATCACTCTGGAAATCCTTATGTCGAACAATTTGTGACGGGAAGTCCCAAGGGGCCCATTCACCTTGAGACGATTCATAAAGAGGCAGCTTAA